The Drosophila subobscura isolate 14011-0131.10 chromosome A, UCBerk_Dsub_1.0, whole genome shotgun sequence genome includes the window aatattttccattagagtattccgcgtacactgtgtgaataaacatagagagacacacacgagactgcgaaagcgagacatagagttataagtggagacatggcagctgtgtctatctatgtatgtttattcacacagtgtacacggaatactctaatggaaaatatttgcaacgacaagtcaattgttgttatatgtatacatatttagatgtttataaccgtttatccctttcgtcctaaatgtatttaagaaatatatgagcatagagggatacacaaaatcaatttatttttatttggggcaagctgcttcatagagtcgcaagtttgaaaaaaagggtatgtgatctcagaaaaacagaaaaatgccagacgtctcaaacgctaaaaattgaagtcgagaatggatacacgcattgccatcatgtacatatgtacatatgaatgtgtcaccgcacacatgaaattgcgaagcagacttgaagacgaaacaaaactttgtttttgtgagagtcgctttgggttcaatgttcaagagagccaacgccaaattctctcagccgaaggctctctcaccaagagccgaagccaatgggagccgatccactatactgataaggcagccagtttttacttgatttgcagtctctatgtgttgtttgcttagtggttcTACtcagtttctttctttccgaATGGGGTCTCATTCTCTCTTTTATGAACTAATTTAACGCTTATATTTCAATGCTACTAGCTATGATATTTGAAAGGCGTATACAAAACATATCATATCAACTATCAATTAAATTCCCATTTAAAATTGGGATTACAGCGGTTCTTCCGCATATAACAGAGGTTCAGAGTTCTACTCATTTTCTTTAAAGTTAGTTGGGATTGTCTCCCTTTAGGAACTAATTGTGTTTAGGTATTTTCCGTGTGAGGAGGGTATAAGGTTCTTCCTTTGATTAAATGTTTGTAGAGATCTGCTTTCGGCAATCTTACTGAGAAGTGAGCTGACAATTGTTGTCCCTTAGATGATATGTAGTCCCGTTTTTAATTCTATCAGTTATGTGTTCTTTGTACTCTCAAATGACTTGCATTGGAAAAGAGTTCTTCAGTTCTTGCAACATTGGTTGTGTGTTAGGTTTAGGCTGCTAAGAAAAGGGGAATGATAGGCGTCTGGTTCCATTGGAAGATAGCTGGAAAACTTCCTCAAAATGTGTatagtttgtgtgtgtaggagGAGCGAGTgtgctctgccctgctgctAAAGCAGCTTGAGGAATGTGTTCTTTGTACTAAATTCTAGATTCCCGATCCATGGGCTTATGCATCTGCATTCGGGGCTTCAGAGGCTGCAAAAAATATCTCACAAATCAGAAATAAGTTCTGTTCATTGTCTCACCAGTTACGTACCAGTATCTTCATTGGTGTTGGCGTTGCTGTCGCTATTCATGATTTCCCTTATGGTAGTCCACACATCCAGACACAGCTGAAGTAAGTGGAGGCGGTGTCTTGTGGCCTGCACGTGTCTGGACTCAAGGATCATCTCCTCTGTGCAGATGGACGTGGCATAAGAGGCAAGCTGAATGGCCGCATCGAGGTTCCGCAAATTGCGTACCGCAAATATGCAATAGGAGATGATGTTCTCCAGGTTGGAGGGGTGGGTCGGCGGTAGATGGAAGCCGTAGACCACCCCAAAGGCATAGGCAGTGGAGGCCGCCGTATTGACCACATCATCATCGGGGTTCACCAATTGGCACATGATCCCCAGGCACTCGCCCATCAAGCGGAAAAGGAACACTTTTGGCTCGTGGTCATCAGTGGTGAAAGAGTTTAGGGCCTCAATTGTGATGCCCAACATTTCGCTGACGTACATCGTTAAATGCCATAACAGGATATTGATCCCCTCCTTGGCGGCCTCCACAACTTGTTTTTGCTCCTCAGTCGGTTCGCTTATCTGCTGTAGGGCTTGGCGTTTAGTCTCCAACTGCTTCTCCAATTCTTTTTTCTCGATAATGAATCTATTGATGATACCCAAAAAGATGTCGCACATCAGATGGCGCTCGTGGCTGCGCAGTTGCTCTCCCATGTAGACCAGTGCGGCCGTGCAACAAACGGACTCGTAGTACTGACCATTTAGGAAGGAAGCCATGGCACACTCCGCCATTGTGTGGCGCTGGTTCGGTTCCATGATGGTGGCgatctggatctggatctggagAACAGCATGGGTGAAGGGCAGGATGTTTTGTTATTACATGGTGTGTCTCCAGATAGCGATGGTCTCTATGGTACTACATGAAATCATTTGGTCAAAATAGCAATCGCTGCGCATTCAAGACGTTAACGAGTGGCAATAAATCATAAGCGCCCCCTCGATACGGACACGGAAAGGTAAGGCCATCGATCGTTGGGTCTTTGGGATCCCTGTAATTGCTAATTATAAACGGAAGAATGGTGCTAGCCCCTTCTCGGATTGGTTGGATTGTTGGCCCACTTATCGCTCGCCAATCGGCTGGCAGATATTTTCCATGattgctgccactggcccCACTctcaaaaagagagaggaggggaCAGCACAATAGAGGGCTCTGTGCGGCCTTGCCGATAAGATATCCGGCAAGGGGCATTAAGTCATGCTCTATATGCAGGGACTACACGGCTGCTCTGGACTACTGGACTGTGCTATCTATCCGGCTATCTAATGAATGATTTGTGTCTCTGATACTCACCTTTAAAAGTCCTTTATGGTGAGAGAGATATGTATATTGTTTGTGGGTATGATTGATATGCTGAAAAAGTTCCGTTCCGTTGTTTCCTTTCCtataaaagaaagagagaaaaaagtaaTGGTATGGTAATCGGCTGaagaaataaacaataataataataatagcatacatatgcaaatcacatacatatctgtgtatgcatgtatactgtgtatgtattttgtgATTTGCGATTAAgtcgttttgcttttttcattAACACCGCCACAGCGGCACTTCTCCATCCCCCTGGCATGGATGGGGCCCCCCTGCAGCGTTGGCAAGTTGACAAGCCAAGCCCCAAACCCCTCAAAGATGACAGAGAGATGTGCGTGAGGGAGTCGTGAGAGCGTGAGCGTAGGAGTGTCGACAGCTCGAGAGGCACTAAGGAGTGCGTAAGGGAGATCGAGCGAAAGTATCTGCTCATTTAGAGTTCACTTTGAGGATTCCCCATTTTTCCTTAGGGATACcacatttctctctcccaTTTGCTGCTAAATTGTTTGGTCGTGCGTGGCTCGTGCGTATCTTCGTGTGTCTGGCATTTGTCGCACCTCTGGCTACGCCCtcgggcctggcctggcctggcctggctgaCGTTAGCCAAAAAGCCGCTCCAGCTCAGCGCAGACACTGGGGCGGtatggctggcaggcagctctGCTTTTGATTaagctcatttgcatttgaatgggACAGTGTTGAACGCTAACGCGGACTCCAACGCGATGGTCTCCACACAGTTGGGCGAAATGCGATGGTTTTATGTTACCCAGTGCCGCCGCCAGGCAGCGAAGGGGAGCGAAGGTGCCACAGAGGTGATGGCTTTGAATCTCTAATAAGCCAAGTTATTTGCGCATGACTCAACAATAGCCCGGCGTCGGTCGTCAATAATATTCATGATCAGCGCGAGAGTCGGGTTAgttgggcaaatatttatagagcCGTTCCCTGCACCCCTTGCGACAtctattcaatttgcatttacaatAGTATGCCCTCCACCCCCCCACTGGCCTAGGTTCTCGCTAACCAAGCGGTCTACAAGTGCAGGCAAGCCGACTATTTTTAGCCCGCTGAATATCTCCTCTCTCCAGCCAATCAGTCTGGCAGCGCTGCCAGCAAATAGAACCAACAAATGCCATGAGTATTCCATTCAGCTTTGGATATGAGTGTCCCCTGCCTGCTGACTAATGTTCGAGGGAGTAACAAGTGCAATTGGTGTGGGTTTCTCTGCAGTTAATAGTTTACCTTTTCTTGTTCCAACGAAGAATTCTGAAAATCTGCCGCACAGCAGATCTGGAACCATCACCTGCGTCACATCGCGAAGCAAACTAAACACGAAGAGCAGCGGAAAGCAGGCacccaagaaaaaaaaaataacggAATGAGCAGCGCAAACCCAAAGGAAGAATAGAACGAGACAGTCAGAGAAGCAGCGCGGATTTAGCTTCCTTGTCGTCTTGTTGGAATTACCGGGGGAGGGGGAGAAGGAGGAATGAAAGAAGTAAACAGCGACAACATCAGGCAAAAATGCGAGTTTAAACCCACTATAACGGGGATTCATAtgtaaaaacacacacacgcatacatagatatttatgtatgtacatacatatgtacatacacgcAGCAACACAAATGTTTCGGCGAATTCGACATGTGTATgattcctattcctattccaatTCCAGAGAGAAGAGTTTGAATATGCGCGCTTAAAATAAATGGCATTGAAATTGCGTTACTAGAATGTGTAACGATTttaatacacacatacatacatatatgcacatatgaaaatacatatgtacatacatacacacatatgtttaaattaaaattttgcttTGAAAGGGTATACAAAGCTAATTACAACGAAAACTGAATTGTGATATTTCTTTATGGGCCGAAAGTCTAAGAAGTCACTTCATTGCGCTGTCCCTCTCCTTCGCCCGCGACAAAtgaagaaggaaggaagacCGAGATGGATGCTGAAACGCGGCCGAACAAAACGGAAGAGATAGAAAACGAAAggcagcgacaacagcgaAGCCGAAAGCAAACGCACAGCCCAAAAAAtgcaagaacaacaactacaacaactagccaaagcaaacgcaaacacaacaaaaaaactcatCCATGGATAATCTCAAATTCTCCACCTCCTTGAAGTACCATAACTCTACTCTCTACTGAAAATGCCCAATGATTTTATTGTTGCGTtttcttctgttctgtttcctTAGTTTTAATACAGTTTTTCGCTttgccaaaaagcaaaacgcaataatttccaattactctgtctctgtcgctcgctctctgcttcTATCTTCATTTGTCTGCGTGATGTGGCTCTGGAGACGGGAGAGGGGGACTCTAGCGGGCCGGGCATTCGGGTTGAATTAGTcaggaaattaattaatcaaaactaacgcaaaaagcaacaacaacaattcaagAACAGCAAAGCGagaaataacaacagcaaacaaaaaaatacagaatttatgtaaaaaaaaaacgtcgCTCTACAATTTGTTGCCTGTCATTTGCTTATTTTGTGTGGCGCTAACCCTCCCCCGCACCGACCGCTGCTGCCCAGCCATGCCCtgctattgctattgtttaatttgtgtcGCTGGCTTTTTTCCGAACCCTCTGGCAACGCTCCTACATGCACAaatcacacatacacataaataatacataCCGAACAACCTTGAGAGGCGCTTaaaatgatttgattattatattattattgtttctgtttctgtttctatttctgttttttgtgtccCAGTAATGAGCTATGGCGTGGAAGGGGCATAGCAGAAGCCGAAACATACATAGAAGGCGGCGCAGACGCAGACAAACAGAAGCGACGcgaccgaaaaaaaagaacacttGTATTTTACACGCTTTATGCCCTCTTTACTCTTTCGATCCTTGCATTGCCTTCTATTCCTTATTCggatctctctcactcacactcccACACGAATGCGAGCCttagaacaaaaaatatgctGCGACTTGTGGCGGTCGTCTTCGCTTCTGCGCCTGTGTCCATTTTACGTTATTTTGCGTCGATTTTGTGTAAAGTTAGTTATTAGTAGACTTACGGATTTCGTTTTTCGAATGTCCAGACCAACAATAATTCGATGCCAAAGTGCATCCACTTTCGAGtggatttattttcttaaaaGTTTGTGATAAATGGCGCGCGAAAATGTGTACGGTTTTAGGTTTGATCCACTTTCAGCCTGGTGGCTCAAGCGCAGAgttgaggaaaaaaaaacgggCAAAATTGTTGCACGAacgctacacacacacagacacacacacacatattaaCAATAAGTGAGTACAAGTGCGCACATATCGATACTCATAACCTTTACTCGATTCTCTTTTGACTTTTGCTCCGATTAGTACTCCATTCAGGGATGGGACGGGCGGCATCTCCCATATGGGTCTGGCATCACTAATCGAgttcatttaaatgcattacATTTGTCTCATTATGCGGTATGTCGGTGCACATCTGCATTTCCAATCCATAACCAGCGCACATTGCCATCCAGTCCTGATTCACAGCCATCCCCAGCCAATCCTGACTCATCCCGCCACTGGCATTGGGAGGCATATGGCACAACCGCGCCATGCCGCGCAGCAAATTTGTTGTACAATTCGAAACAATTTCGTGCAAAAGGAGAAACATTTCGTGGCCACATCTGTGCACACCTGTGCTTgcaaaaatgcacacacaaaggtGGTATGTATGGCGGAGctaattcaattgaatataTGGAAAAATCCCTCAACCAACCATAGAATTCTGCTAAGGTTAAGGTTCTTTAAGGCAGATCTGTggagcaatggcaatgggatcTTCAAGCAGTTCCGGCCAAACCCAGCGAAGGAGCAACGCAAGCTTTGTATTGTTACCGTGAAATAATTGCCATAATGAATCGTAAGCCCACAGCGTCAGGGTCAGTAAGGGGATCCCAAACATACATTCGGTATGGCCAATGGTTTTCCTTGCTGTCTTCTAGTGTTGGCCAATTTATTGTTGCATCTTGGCGCTCGCTTTGATCTTGACGCGTTTTTGACACTCGGCGAgtttgcactctctctctctgtcactcacAACGGCAGCACTGAAGCTGTGGGGTGAGTGGCAAACAGCCGGCGGCATGTGCCgcacatttttcatatttcattttggtttaatttttcCCACAGAATATGCCGTTGCCGAAACATTCGCttttcatttcacatttcgGCGCATTACTCAGCCTGCAAGTGGAATTGGCAATCAAATGGGAAGACGACTACGACGAATTTTTCGATGTATTTTTAGTAGCCCGCAGATCGCGCGATTCTATATGCAAACCATGTTCGTAATTCACATGTAGGCCAAATATCAGTCGCGTGGGAAGCTGGCTGAGCTGCTGAACTGTGACCCCTAGAACCGCTTGCTCCAATTGTTGCTGTCCATTGACAGGCTGCAGCAGGTCCCATTTAGTGGCTGTGTCGGAGTCCCCGCCAAGCTTGTTAGCCTTGCCCTCCGGCCTTGCCGCTGGACAGaccaccgaccgaccgacaCGCTACGAAAGCAGGCCAATTAGGCCCCCAGGCGGTTGGCGGGGGTCGGAGCCATCACTGTCAACTGGCAGCTGGCCAAAGACCCACGCACTCGGCAGGCGCGGCGCAGAGTGGCGCACGCACagtggctgggctggctgggctggctaGGCGTCGTCTCCTATCCGATTCCCATGTGTTTCACTCTCGTTCTCTGGAggaagagacagaggcagaggtagaggcagaggcagaggcgaaTCCAATGTAGTGCGTCAACAGCGACGATGCCACGGAAGTATTCTCCGACAACCACCTCCCAGATCCCTGCCAGCCCTGACAGCCCCCTCCATACCGTTTTGATTTATGCCGCATTTTGCAAAAgtcaacaaatgaaaatgacacggaaaataataatgccaggcgacagagtgagagagtgctTACCCATTATACCGATTTATTTCAGCTTTCAAGGCCGCCAAAGCAGAAATAGAGTCTCCCCCGCCATACGCCCGAAGATGGGGAAAACTAGGAAAAGTCCAGGAAggcagcagaaggcagaacCCGGAGAAGCAGCGTCCTttgatatttatgttttatttcagAAGCATTaatagaaaaaacagaaacaggtgGCGCACACAAGTTGTCGTTTTGACTAACATCAAAATAGCAATCACAAGGAAcaggaactggaactggagctgggaccagcagcaggagcagcagcagcagcagcagcgcctctaTAAAATCCACAGATCTACCATCTACCATCAGAATGGGATTGAACTGCAGCCGTTCGCTGAGCCCCAAACAGATGGCGGAGCATCAGCGGGAGACGGGACTCTCGTGTGCACAGTTGGAGCAGCTTTATAGACGGTTTCAATCATTGGATCGACAGCGTCGTGGCTATCTGACGCCCACAGATATGCTCCGCATACCGCAGCTGGCTCAGCATCCATTGAAACGCCAAATCGTGGACACCTTCTTTCCCCGTCGCTGCGGGACTGCAACGCTGTCCTTTGACCAATTTGTGTGCGCCTGCGCTACTGTGCTGGAGCCGCAGTTCATATTCACCAAGACCATGGAGTACCACGGTCCACCCGATAATGAACGCGCCGATAAGATGCGCCTACTGTGCAAGATGATCGATACACAGAACCTGGGCTACATTTTGATCGAGGACTTTCGCAAATTCATGGGCACACAGCTCGACCAGAGCGTCGGCCACCGGGCTGAGTTGCCTCTGCTCGAGATACAGGCATTCGGGCTCTATCACTCGGCACTGGGACAGATCAAATATAAGGAGTTCGAGTGCCGTCTCAGTGCTGCCGATCTAGAGGGACGTCTCTCCATCAGAAAGTGGCTCGGTAAGGACGTGCCGTCAAGGACTGGGCCTAGATTGTGCGCGGAGGCGGGTGCGCATGCGATTCACCACAAATAGGTTCCCCTTTTCATTGTgttcgttttcatttcgtttcattatCTGTAAAATATAAGTAAATTGTTAAAGCGACTTAGCCGAAACGGATACGTAATAactgtatataaatatatttatttatgtgcctATAGTTTTTAGCATGCTTTTGGGCTATAATGTTTAAATTTAGACGAAAAGAATCTTTGTGGCAGGTGTAATGTTTGAAATCAGACGAAAGGAATCACTCTCGGGCGATTGCTTTACATTTCAAGCCTTAATATCAAACGAAACTCGACAGAATGTAGTGGACTACGCCAGCAGCTATATGGCAGAAACATATTTTAGAAGCCATGGAACTGAACAAAACGGAGGCAAAGGAGAAAACGATTTACAGGCAGAGTGTCATTGCGATCTAAAATTGAATACCTGCCACATAATTATTGGAATTAAAAGCCACTAGCCGCAATCGAAGCATATTAAAACCACACAACTCGAGATGGGAAAGAGTTGCCATTGTCGATGGACCAGTGCgttggtttagtttttagtcaaaatgaatgttttgttttaaattgtaaAGTGTTTATTATAGCATTATATCAAATGGGTTTGTTATATCTAGTTTGTGGATCGAGGAATGTTTGCTATTTTCCGTTGGcgctgttgttggtggccaCGGAGAAAGCAGCTTTGACCGGTGGGCGGTGGGATGCGGCGGCCGTGTTGCTGATGTTCCCTTTTGAATGGCCATTCGTTATACTGTGAGCAAAGGTGCTGCTGTCTTATTGGAAGATGATGGCTAGGATATTGAGAATGTACTCTTCCAGTACAAAAAGCCAGTCAACTTCATGAACCCAGGACTAGTCCTCGGCCTCGCTCTCGTTTTGGTCCTCCTCATCGGCCGATTCGTAGAGTTCCATCTCGATCTCGTTTTGGTCCTCACTTtcgctctcgttctctttttgGTCCTCCTCATCGGCCGATTCGTAGGGTTCGATCGAGTGCACCTCCACATTGACATCCAAGAGAAGGTCATTGTTGGGACGATCATAATCAGCATAACCAAATTCGTTTATACGTAGAACCGCTGGATGGACAGGAGCTTCAGTTGCGGTCAAAGGCGAATTCGGTGCCGGGACATTGATCGGTGCCGGGCCAGCGGTCGATGCCGAGACATTGCTCGGAGCCGGCACATTGGTCGGAGCCGGTCCATCGGTCGAAGCCGGTCCATCGGTCGAAGCCGGTCCATCGGTCGATGCCGGCACATTGATCGGTGCCGTGATATTGGTCGGGGCCGTGATATCGGTCGATGCCAAGCCGTCAAGTCCTTTGCACAGTCGCTTATTCTTTGGCGAATCCATAAtg containing:
- the LOC117894631 gene encoding calcineurin B homologous protein 1; translation: MGLNCSRSLSPKQMAEHQRETGLSCAQLEQLYRRFQSLDRQRRGYLTPTDMLRIPQLAQHPLKRQIVDTFFPRRCGTATLSFDQFVCACATVLEPQFIFTKTMEYHGPPDNERADKMRLLCKMIDTQNLGYILIEDFRKFMGTQLDQSVGHRAELPLLEIQAFGLYHSALGQIKYKEFECRLSAADLEGRLSIRKWLGKDVPSRTGPRLCAEAGAHAIHHK
- the LOC117893135 gene encoding uncharacterized protein LOC117893135, which translates into the protein MEPNQRHTMAECAMASFLNGQYYESVCCTAALVYMGEQLRSHERHLMCDIFLGIINRFIIEKKELEKQLETKRQALQQISEPTEEQKQVVEAAKEGINILLWHLTMYVSEMLGITIEALNSFTTDDHEPKVFLFRLMGECLGIMCQLVNPDDDVVNTAASTAYAFGVVYGFHLPPTHPSNLENIISYCIFAVRNLRNLDAAIQLASYATSICTEEMILESRHVQATRHRLHLLQLCLDVWTTIREIMNSDSNANTNEDTASEAPNADA